Proteins from a genomic interval of Caulobacter rhizosphaerae:
- a CDS encoding response regulator transcription factor, producing MGDMQRTILVVDDDPHIRQLLVFALAKAGLETREAADGEAALAAVAERTPDLVVLDINMPRLDGLEVCRRLRARGDLPILFLSSRDDEIDRVLGIELGADDYVVKPFSPREVTARVQAILRRAGGKGAEAAPADGRIVRGRLSLDPEAWSAAWADGQVSLTVTEFTILKTLAATPTKVFSRDAIIDRLRGPGFAVTDRTIDSHVRNLRAKFAGVGGHDVIETRAGIGYRLGACQGVGVGG from the coding sequence ATGGGCGACATGCAGCGCACGATCCTGGTCGTCGACGACGACCCCCACATCCGCCAGCTCCTGGTGTTCGCCCTGGCCAAGGCCGGGCTCGAGACCCGCGAGGCGGCCGACGGCGAGGCGGCCCTGGCGGCCGTGGCCGAGCGGACGCCCGACCTGGTGGTGCTGGACATCAACATGCCGCGCCTGGACGGGCTGGAGGTCTGCCGCCGGCTGCGGGCCCGGGGCGACCTGCCGATCCTGTTCCTCAGTTCGCGCGACGACGAGATCGACCGGGTGCTGGGCATCGAGCTGGGGGCCGACGACTATGTGGTCAAGCCGTTCAGCCCGCGCGAGGTGACGGCCCGCGTCCAGGCCATCCTGCGCCGGGCCGGCGGCAAGGGCGCCGAGGCCGCCCCGGCCGACGGCCGCATCGTCCGCGGCCGGCTGAGCCTGGATCCCGAGGCCTGGAGCGCGGCCTGGGCCGACGGCCAGGTGTCGCTGACCGTCACCGAGTTCACGATCCTGAAGACCCTGGCCGCCACCCCGACCAAGGTGTTCAGCCGCGACGCCATCATCGACCGCCTGCGCGGCCCGGGCTTCGCGGTGACCGACCGCACCATCGACAGCCACGTACGAAACCTGCGGGCCAAGTTCGCCGGCGTGGGCGGGCACGACGTGATCGAGACCCGGGCCGGCATCGGCTACCGCCTGGGCGCCTGCCAGGGCGTCGGCGTCGGCGGATGA
- a CDS encoding sensor histidine kinase, whose product MSAGLGAWLRRWWPALRLRTILLTVLLFAAAMPAIGAVFLRTYENTLVRQTEAELTSQGAALAAAAANLWPGSVRDLTPADPDARDDPGYYRPESTSVDLRSSPLLPERPASVPGARADPQAEAAAEVLEPIFDQTSRSTLASILIVDRHGVVVRGLGQGGSLAALPEIQAALQGRSRTVLRRNGAYHPRYSFEWLSRASAVRLHHARPVVVNGRVVGALLLSRSPRALFRGVYQDRGKLLVGAAATILLLVLLSGLVSRGVTRPIEALSAATRSVATGQGSVPETPATAAVEIRDLYQDFRVMADAIAVRSRYLRDFAAAVSHEFKTPLAGITGAVELLDDHFDTMTPDERGRFLSNISADSARLSQLVGRLMDLARADMAMPQAGVASELAPAARRVADAQGRDIAVLLDLPDDLPLVAAPEATVETVLTTLVENSRQAGAKVVRIAAAAVGDEVMLRVSDDGPGVPAADRDRLFEPFFTSRRETGGTGLGLSIARSLLAASQGRISLVEGEAGAVFEVGLPRG is encoded by the coding sequence ATGAGCGCCGGGCTGGGGGCGTGGCTGCGGCGCTGGTGGCCGGCCTTGCGCCTGCGGACCATCCTGCTGACCGTGCTGCTGTTCGCCGCCGCCATGCCGGCCATCGGGGCGGTGTTCCTGCGCACCTACGAGAACACCCTGGTGCGCCAGACCGAGGCCGAGCTGACCTCGCAGGGCGCGGCCCTGGCGGCGGCGGCGGCAAATCTGTGGCCCGGCTCCGTGCGCGACCTGACGCCCGCCGACCCCGACGCCCGCGACGACCCCGGCTACTACCGCCCCGAATCGACCAGCGTCGACCTGCGCAGCTCGCCCCTGCTGCCCGAGCGGCCGGCCTCGGTCCCCGGCGCCAGGGCCGATCCCCAGGCCGAGGCGGCGGCCGAGGTGCTGGAGCCGATCTTCGACCAGACCAGCCGCAGCACCCTGGCCTCGATCCTGATCGTCGATCGTCACGGCGTCGTGGTGCGCGGCCTGGGGCAGGGCGGCAGCCTGGCGGCCCTGCCGGAGATCCAGGCGGCGCTGCAGGGCCGTTCGCGCACGGTCCTGCGCCGCAACGGGGCCTATCACCCGCGCTATTCGTTCGAGTGGCTCAGCCGCGCCTCGGCCGTGCGCCTGCACCATGCCCGGCCGGTGGTCGTCAACGGCCGGGTCGTCGGCGCGCTGCTGCTGTCGCGCTCGCCCCGGGCGCTGTTCCGCGGCGTCTATCAGGACCGGGGCAAGCTGCTGGTCGGGGCGGCGGCGACGATCCTGCTGCTGGTGCTGCTGTCGGGCCTGGTGTCGCGCGGCGTGACCCGGCCGATCGAGGCGCTGAGCGCCGCCACCCGCAGCGTGGCCACGGGCCAGGGCAGCGTGCCGGAGACCCCGGCCACCGCCGCCGTCGAGATCCGCGACCTCTACCAGGACTTCCGGGTGATGGCCGACGCCATCGCCGTGCGCTCGCGCTACCTGCGCGACTTCGCCGCCGCCGTCAGCCACGAGTTCAAGACCCCGCTGGCCGGGATCACCGGCGCGGTCGAGCTGCTGGACGACCACTTCGACACCATGACCCCGGACGAGCGGGGCCGGTTCCTTTCCAACATCTCGGCCGACAGCGCCCGTCTGTCGCAGCTGGTCGGCCGGCTGATGGACCTGGCGCGGGCCGACATGGCCATGCCGCAGGCGGGGGTGGCGTCCGAGCTGGCCCCGGCCGCGCGACGGGTGGCCGACGCGCAAGGCCGCGACATCGCCGTGCTCCTCGACCTGCCGGACGACCTGCCCCTGGTCGCCGCCCCCGAGGCGACGGTCGAGACCGTGCTGACCACCCTGGTCGAGAACAGCCGCCAGGCCGGGGCGAAGGTGGTGCGGATCGCCGCGGCGGCGGTCGGTGACGAGGTGATGCTGCGGGTGTCGGACGACGGCCCCGGCGTCCCGGCCGCCGACCGCGACCGCCTGTTCGAACCGTTCTTCACCAGCCGCCGCGAGACGGGCGGGACGGGGCTTGGGCTGTCGATCGCGCGGTCGCTGCTGGCGGCCAGCCAGGGGCGGATTTCGTTGGTCGAGGGAGAGGCGGGGGCGGTGTTTGAGGTGGGGTTGCCGAGGGGGTGA
- a CDS encoding HlyD family type I secretion periplasmic adaptor subunit produces MTDATFQAPGTAGEAAAKIPPRLSDDPVRIIRIGAGVAGLFFVGFLGWAALAPLDAGAYAHGVVAVAGNRQAVQSREGGVVTAIRVVEGQSVVKGQILVELSASELRASERGMTGEVLTLLAQRARLVAERDRLPTIAAPPEFADLTPEDKPLADDALRLQRQQFQARRSSLQTQRGVLNQRVLQLSQQSSGAERQLDANREQQKLIEEELKGVQELAAKGFAPKTRVLALQRSAASLTGEDGAYRAQIARSAEQIGETKLQTLSLERQMMEEVSGQLRDVQVRLDDLQPKVLAAREQLARATVRAPSGGKVVGLNVFTVGGVVAPGQTLMEIVPQDRRLVIQAKVSPNDADDLKPGQKTQIRFTSLHERDLPLLNGTLTELSADSFTDEKTGVQYFRAEVSAPPEELDKIRKIRGAQSGLQAGLPVEVLIPLRKRSALAYLVEPMFQTFWRMGREH; encoded by the coding sequence ATGACCGACGCCACCTTCCAGGCCCCCGGGACCGCCGGCGAGGCCGCCGCCAAGATCCCGCCGCGCCTTTCGGACGACCCGGTGCGCATCATCCGGATCGGGGCCGGGGTGGCGGGCCTGTTCTTCGTCGGCTTCCTGGGCTGGGCGGCCCTGGCGCCGCTGGACGCCGGGGCCTACGCCCACGGGGTGGTCGCCGTGGCTGGCAACCGCCAGGCGGTGCAGAGCCGCGAGGGCGGCGTGGTCACCGCCATCCGGGTGGTCGAGGGTCAGAGCGTGGTCAAGGGCCAGATCCTGGTGGAGCTGTCGGCCTCGGAGCTGCGGGCCAGCGAGCGCGGCATGACCGGCGAGGTCCTGACCCTGCTGGCTCAGCGCGCCCGGCTGGTCGCCGAGCGCGACCGCCTGCCGACCATCGCCGCGCCGCCGGAGTTCGCCGACCTCACGCCGGAGGACAAGCCCCTGGCCGACGACGCCCTGCGCCTGCAGCGTCAGCAGTTCCAGGCTCGCCGCAGCTCGCTGCAGACCCAGCGCGGGGTGCTCAACCAGCGTGTCCTGCAGCTGAGCCAGCAGAGCAGCGGCGCCGAGCGCCAGCTGGACGCCAACCGCGAGCAGCAGAAGCTGATCGAGGAGGAGCTGAAGGGCGTGCAGGAGCTGGCCGCCAAGGGCTTCGCGCCCAAGACCCGGGTCCTGGCCCTGCAGCGCAGCGCCGCCTCCCTGACCGGGGAGGACGGGGCCTATCGCGCCCAGATCGCCCGCTCGGCCGAACAGATCGGCGAGACCAAGCTGCAGACCCTGTCGCTGGAGCGCCAGATGATGGAGGAGGTCTCCGGCCAGCTGCGCGACGTGCAGGTGCGGCTGGACGACCTGCAGCCCAAGGTGCTGGCCGCCCGCGAGCAGCTGGCCCGGGCCACGGTCCGCGCCCCGTCCGGCGGCAAGGTGGTGGGACTGAACGTCTTCACGGTGGGCGGCGTGGTCGCCCCCGGCCAGACCCTGATGGAGATCGTGCCGCAGGACCGGCGGCTGGTGATCCAGGCCAAGGTCTCGCCCAATGACGCCGACGATCTCAAGCCCGGCCAGAAGACCCAGATCCGCTTCACGTCCCTGCACGAACGCGACCTGCCGCTGCTGAACGGCACCCTGACCGAACTGTCGGCCGACAGCTTCACCGACGAGAAGACCGGCGTGCAGTACTTCCGCGCCGAGGTCTCGGCCCCGCCCGAGGAACTGGACAAGATCCGCAAGATCCGCGGCGCCCAGTCGGGCCTGCAGGCCGGCCTGCCGGTCGAGGTGCTGATCCCGCTGCGCAAGCGCTCGGCCCTGGCCTATCTGGTCGAGCCGATGTTCCAGACCTTCTGGCGGATGGGCCGCGAGCACTAG
- a CDS encoding HNH endonuclease signature motif containing protein has product MAISTLDIKLLWGRAAGSCSKPGCNEDLTRCAEQGRDYIIGEMAHVIAQAKEGPRGDGVGGDDSYDNLVLLCPTHHREVDKAPAGEFPASVLREWKAQREDRVRRLGEEERFENFDELRRLTSLLLAENHVTWKELGPQSEVAQRSPASNAFDLWQLRRMDKILPNNRRIMNVVRANIGLLNKEQSIAFAEFANHAESYEAHVYDRKDHYPQFPAGFGDAFG; this is encoded by the coding sequence ATGGCCATTTCAACTTTAGACATCAAGCTATTGTGGGGCAGAGCGGCTGGTAGTTGCTCGAAGCCTGGCTGCAATGAAGATCTAACCCGCTGTGCCGAGCAAGGCCGGGACTACATCATTGGCGAAATGGCACACGTAATCGCGCAAGCCAAGGAAGGGCCGCGCGGCGACGGAGTCGGCGGCGACGATTCTTACGACAACCTTGTTCTGCTTTGCCCGACACATCATCGAGAGGTCGACAAAGCGCCGGCGGGCGAATTCCCAGCTAGTGTGCTCAGGGAATGGAAGGCACAGCGCGAGGATCGTGTCCGCCGCTTAGGTGAAGAGGAGCGCTTCGAAAACTTCGATGAGTTAAGGCGCCTCACCTCGCTGTTGCTAGCCGAGAACCATGTCACCTGGAAGGAACTTGGGCCTCAGTCGGAAGTGGCCCAGCGATCACCAGCCTCCAATGCATTTGACCTATGGCAGCTGCGGCGAATGGATAAAATCCTCCCAAATAACCGTCGTATCATGAACGTCGTGCGAGCTAATATCGGGTTGCTGAACAAGGAACAGTCGATAGCGTTCGCCGAATTTGCCAACCACGCTGAGAGTTACGAGGCTCATGTCTATGACCGAAAAGACCACTATCCACAATTTCCAGCTGGCTTCGGAGATGCGTTCGGATGA
- a CDS encoding helix-turn-helix domain-containing protein gives MNHPLDPPAETLFRLGRTNFSTRSVPPEQRHDYYRREVLTALDARDPEPGFTASITALRLGPHAFYVTETGGQTMFRTPQMIAADGLDHYIVQFNIAGSHTGDFDGVPFSFGPGEVGICDLSRPMLMHSTAVKVLTTFLPRAEVEAVAPNIALHGMVLDANRAGLLIEHLTAVTRWFPQLLPQTLPGITRATIELLGACLAMEAGRADFGMRESPVLLRARAYVEHNLLEPSLNPARISEALGVSRSTLYRLFEPLGGVTAYIWERRLHLARAALLDPKRGRRISEIAFQCGFSSEAHFSRSFRKAFNIRPSDLRSLQPSLGEEPDTPFAKWTDAATGT, from the coding sequence ATGAATCATCCTTTGGACCCGCCCGCCGAAACACTGTTTCGGCTGGGGCGGACGAACTTCAGCACCCGGAGCGTCCCGCCCGAGCAGCGGCACGACTATTACCGGCGGGAAGTGCTGACGGCGCTCGACGCGCGCGACCCGGAACCGGGGTTCACGGCCAGCATCACCGCGCTGCGCCTGGGGCCCCACGCCTTCTACGTCACCGAGACCGGCGGCCAGACGATGTTCCGCACGCCGCAGATGATCGCCGCCGACGGCCTCGACCACTACATCGTCCAGTTCAACATCGCCGGCTCGCACACCGGCGACTTCGACGGCGTGCCGTTCTCGTTCGGTCCGGGCGAGGTGGGGATCTGCGACCTGTCGCGGCCGATGCTGATGCACAGCACCGCGGTCAAGGTGCTGACCACCTTCCTGCCGCGCGCCGAGGTCGAGGCCGTGGCGCCGAACATCGCGCTGCACGGCATGGTGCTGGACGCCAATCGCGCCGGCCTGCTGATCGAGCACCTGACGGCGGTGACCCGCTGGTTCCCGCAGCTGTTGCCCCAGACCCTGCCGGGCATCACCCGCGCCACGATCGAACTGCTGGGCGCGTGCCTGGCCATGGAGGCCGGGCGGGCCGATTTCGGCATGCGCGAGTCGCCGGTGCTGCTGCGGGCCCGGGCCTATGTCGAGCACAACCTGCTGGAGCCCAGCCTCAACCCCGCCAGGATCAGCGAGGCCCTGGGCGTGTCGCGCTCGACGCTCTACCGCCTGTTCGAGCCCCTGGGCGGGGTGACGGCCTATATCTGGGAGCGCCGCCTGCACCTGGCCCGCGCGGCGCTGCTGGATCCCAAGCGCGGCCGGCGGATCAGCGAGATCGCCTTCCAGTGCGGCTTCAGCAGCGAGGCCCATTTCAGCCGCAGCTTCCGCAAGGCGTTCAACATCCGCCCCAGCGACCTGCGCTCGCTGCAGCCCAGCCTGGGCGAGGAGCCCGACACGCCGTTCGCCAAGTGGACCGACGCGGCCACGGGGACCTGA
- a CDS encoding efflux transporter outer membrane subunit, with protein sequence MLASIQPRQPGWRSLKVQLGLFASMLLLSACAVGPDYKTPVQAPVVLQNAPAGAFSTAAPEAQWWKAFNDPVLDGLISQALAGNLDIRVAVARVDEARALFKDARLDQLPRVTASGAYQKSDQQQPGSNGQRVESETYQAGFDAGWEIDLFGRVRRGVESARAEAGAAQADLRDAQVTIAAEVARNYLELRGAQARLAVANRNLDTQRETLRLTQVRYNAGAGSPIDVASAQARLNATEAAIPSLITAEKRANYRLCVLVGKRPGELDAVLVATTAEVTPLIAALPIGDASDLLRRRPDVQAAERRLAAQTAKVGVATADLFPRVRVSGFIGFLSGSASGFGNSASQAWSVAPSVSWPALDLGGAHQRLKAAQARNDASLAVYDQTVLRALEDLETALVAYRQQQAQLVSLTNQAAASRRAAELARIQYKEGGIDFLVLLDAERTLLAAEDSLTVAETGVNTNVVAIYKALGGGWTS encoded by the coding sequence ATGCTTGCTTCAATCCAACCCCGCCAGCCCGGCTGGCGCAGCCTGAAGGTCCAGCTCGGCCTGTTCGCCAGCATGCTCCTGCTCTCGGCCTGCGCCGTGGGCCCGGACTACAAGACCCCGGTCCAGGCGCCGGTGGTGCTGCAGAACGCCCCGGCCGGGGCCTTCTCGACCGCCGCGCCCGAGGCCCAATGGTGGAAGGCGTTCAACGACCCGGTGCTGGACGGCCTGATCAGCCAGGCCCTGGCCGGCAACCTCGACATCCGCGTCGCGGTCGCCCGGGTGGACGAGGCCCGGGCCCTGTTCAAGGACGCGCGCCTGGACCAGCTGCCGCGGGTCACCGCCAGCGGCGCCTACCAGAAGAGCGACCAGCAGCAGCCGGGCTCGAACGGCCAGCGGGTGGAGAGCGAGACCTACCAGGCCGGCTTCGACGCCGGCTGGGAGATCGACCTGTTCGGCCGCGTCCGCCGGGGCGTGGAATCGGCCCGGGCCGAGGCCGGGGCGGCGCAAGCCGACCTGCGCGACGCCCAGGTGACCATCGCCGCCGAGGTGGCTCGAAATTACCTCGAACTGCGCGGGGCCCAGGCCCGGCTGGCCGTGGCCAACCGCAACCTCGACACCCAGCGCGAGACCCTGCGCCTGACCCAGGTGCGCTACAACGCCGGGGCCGGCAGCCCGATCGACGTGGCCAGCGCCCAGGCCCGCCTGAACGCCACCGAGGCGGCGATCCCGTCGCTGATCACCGCCGAGAAACGGGCCAACTACCGGCTCTGCGTCCTGGTCGGCAAGCGGCCGGGCGAGCTGGACGCGGTCCTGGTCGCCACAACAGCCGAGGTCACGCCGCTGATCGCCGCCCTGCCGATCGGCGACGCGTCCGACCTGCTGCGCCGGCGCCCCGACGTCCAGGCCGCCGAGCGCCGCCTGGCCGCCCAGACCGCCAAGGTCGGGGTCGCCACGGCCGACCTGTTCCCCCGCGTGCGGGTCAGCGGCTTCATCGGCTTCCTGTCGGGCTCGGCCTCGGGCTTCGGCAACAGCGCCAGCCAGGCCTGGTCGGTGGCCCCGTCGGTGTCCTGGCCGGCCCTCGACCTGGGCGGCGCCCACCAGCGGCTGAAGGCGGCCCAGGCTCGCAACGACGCCAGCCTGGCCGTCTACGACCAGACCGTGCTGCGGGCGCTGGAGGACCTGGAGACCGCCCTGGTCGCCTACCGCCAGCAGCAGGCCCAACTGGTCAGCCTGACCAACCAGGCCGCCGCCTCGCGCCGCGCCGCCGAGCTGGCCCGCATCCAGTACAAGGAAGGCGGCATCGACTTCCTGGTGCTTTTGGACGCCGAACGGACCCTGCTGGCGGCCGAGGACTCGCTGACCGTCGCCGAGACGGGGGTCAACACCAACGTCGTGGCGATCTACAAGGCGCTGGGCGGTGGGTGGACGTCGTAA